The following are from one region of the Coccinella septempunctata chromosome 7, icCocSept1.1, whole genome shotgun sequence genome:
- the LOC123316373 gene encoding uncharacterized protein LOC123316373, with protein MTTSMKICIAFETSNTKAKKNIFKFKWIQTTGTETYYEIPEDKQNPHDHHELFALPKVKNILKSMKTRGSFRTCVISLTPELKGIYFDAEEDVMFRDEYLQMTYSPAYVKTEFGGELAESRNTTELSSGKTKENKKDFKKIKDNFVLNNFDGKNVSVTLWLKKFESECMRCGVEEDMDKILILRLFLDGIAKEWFDSKLIILGLETDFQIWKNNCLDSFCETSWHKHREAYSFRYIGGSLVDYAFRKENLLLNLRNNFPTDILIDLIVTSLPNFLQDRIDRSNVTTFEKLLGELRKLEGSTKYENARNTKNGKMNKSAEQLPSLTKADKKEPCSICDKNGFPGRFHPEALCRLKNRRFNFKQENVSGSIRTVNNVGVQDELNEAISDQKN; from the coding sequence ATGACCACATCCATGAAAATTTGCATAGCTTTTGAAACATCAAATACTAAagcgaagaaaaatatattcaagttcAAATGGATTCAGACTACAGGAACGGAAACATATTATGAGATTCCAGAAGACAAACAGAATCCACATGACCATCATGAACTTTTTGCTCTACCGAAGgtgaaaaatatcttgaaatcaatgaaaacaagAGGTTCATTTCGTACGTGTGTTATTTCATTGACTCCGGAATTGAAAGGAATATATTTTGATGCCGAAGAAGATGTGATGTTTAGGGATGAGTATTTACAAATGACTTATTCACCTGCATACGTGAAAACAGAATTTGGAGGAGAACTAGCAGAATCACGAAATACAACAGAACTGTCCTCAGGCAAGACCAAGGAGAATAAAAAGGATTTCAAGAAGATAAAggacaattttgtgctgaataaTTTTGATGGGAAGAATGTTTCCGTGACTTTATGGTTGAAGAAATTTGAGTCGGAATGCATGCGTTGTGGAGTGGAAGAAGATATGgacaaaattttgattttacgTTTGTTTCTGGATGGGATAGCGAAAGAATGGTTTGATTCTAAATTAATTATATTAGGTTTGGAAACTGATTttcaaatatggaaaaataactGCTTAGATAGTTTTTGTGAAACAAGTTGGCATAAGCATAGAGAGGCATATTCATTTAGGTACATAGGAGGAAGTTTAGTTGACTACGCTTTCAGgaaagaaaatttgttgttGAATCTCCGAAATAATTTTCCAACTGACATATTAATTGACTTAATTGTGACAAGTTTGCCAAATTTTTTACAAGATAGAATTGATCGATCAAATGTAACAACTTTTGAGAAATTATTAGGTGAGTTACGAAAGTTAGAAGgttcaacaaaatatgaaaatgcTCGAAATACCAAAAATGGCAAAATGAACAAATCGGCCGAACAACTTCCTTCACTAACAAAAGCAGATAAGAAGGAACCATGTtcaatttgtgataaaaatggtTTCCCAGGGAGATTCCATCCAGAAGCTCTATGTCGGCTAAAGAATAGGAGATTTAATTTTAAACAAGAGAACGTATCCGGTAGCATAAGAACGGTGAACAATGTTGGGGTACAGGATGAATTAAATGAGGCCATTTCCGATCAAAAAAACTAG
- the LOC123317678 gene encoding uncharacterized protein LOC123317678 has translation MFAVVQFITESTSDNVSVSGVPTSWISTEQKQCWWPPSNTTIYIARQKKPNPETWKLYPIKVECYCETYQEAKKKALAITSSDEETVRTLKPNRRYNPSQYVLNYSDEANNNNSAQFLPIAPMSLNPIEEISEDTRSSSTVNTEPTVLDISDYRLNYVDSSGAIPESKMSEKCRRQNVENCHNCCHNSDVIIKLLTELTLKVDELKETIGANGQISLNSEAVNFITSKLPCKNIEELEYLESLVYAEKKHNESLIYIMTSMGGTTGRDFTQRVLKKLLTNEVAELCSWTGAKHNFELQKLKIFECAYTSVIKHFPITRKEFEMHVKDWLRHARQRREREYTKKNILTGPSSHSGSGI, from the exons ATGTTTGCTGTGGTGCAATTCATTACGGAATCCACAAGCGACAATGTGTCGGTCAGTGGAGTTCCTACATCGTGGATTTCTACTGAGCAAAAGCAGTGTTGGTGGCCTCCGAGTAATACTACAATTTATATTGCACGGCAAAAGAAACCAAACCCAGAAACATGGAAACTTTATCCAATCAAGGTGGAATGTTATTGTG AAACCTATCAGGAAGCCAAAAAAAAAGCTCTGGCTATAACTTCGAGTGATGAAGAAACTGTTCGAACTCTGAAACCTAATAGAAGGTATAATCCTTCACAATATGTTTTGAATTATAGTGATGAAG CTAACAATAACAACAGTGCCCAGTTTTTACCTATTGCCCCAATGTCACTTAACCCAATAGAGGAGATAAGTGAAg ATACTCGGTCATCTTCTACTGTCAACACAGAGCCCACTGTTCTTGACATATCAGATTACAGGCTCAATTATGTTGATTCCTCTGGGGCGATTCCTGAatcaaaaatgtctgagaaatGTAGGAGACAAAATGTTG aaaACTGTCACAACTGTTGCCATAATTCTGATGTAATAATCAAGCTCTTAACGGAGTTGACATTAAAAGTCGACGAACTCAAAGAAACAATAGGAGCAAACGGCCAAATTTCACTCAATAGTGAGGCAGTTAACTTCATAACGAGTAAATTGCCTTGCAAAAATATAGAAGAGTTGGAGTACTTGGAATCATTAGTCTATGCGGAGAAAAAACATAACGAATCATTG aTATATATCATGACCTCCATGGGAGGAACAACAGGAAGAGACTTCACTCAGAGAGTGTTGAAGAAATTATTAACTAATGAGGTTGCAGAGCTGTGTAGTTGGACAGGGGCCAAGCACAATTTTGAACTTCAGAAATTAAAGATTTTTGAATGTGCATATA CTTCAGTGATAAAACATTTTCCAATAACCAGAAAAGAATTCGAAATGCATGTAAAAGATTGGTTGAGGCATGCTAGGCAGAGAAGAGAAAGGGAGTAtacgaagaaaaatattttaa CTGGACCATCCTCCCACTCCGGAAGTGGAATATGA